In Rhopalosiphum padi isolate XX-2018 chromosome 3, ASM2088224v1, whole genome shotgun sequence, the genomic stretch CGTAGTAATAGGAACTCTTGAAACCGATGGTCCaggtcaaacatttttattgaattccGAAATACTGACCAAAGCTAATCATTCGACTATTGCGAAATTATTCGATAATTCAATGCATTTATTGTGACCAGAAGAAGTGCGTCATGACGACGTCCTATTGTTTTTAAGTGATGCGGCCCCTTATATGGTGAAATCCGGAAAgtcaattcaaatattttatcctAAAGTTATTCACGTTACTTGTATTGTGCACGGGCTTCATCTTATTGCTGAAAAAATTCGTGCAAATTATTGCAAAGTTGATAAAATCATCGCAAATgtcaaaaaagtatttttgaagGCACCTTATCGTATTGCGACATTTAAAGACAAAGCGCCCAATATTCCACTACCACCAGCGCCTGTTTTAACAAGATGGGGGACGTGGATAAGAGCTGCCGTTTATTATTGTGAACaccttgaaattattaaatctattgtAGACTCTTTGGATAAGGAAGACGCGATTTCTATTGAAAATTCACAAAAGTATTTTTCTGAAGCAAGCCTTGCggcaaatttagtatttatcaaGTCACATTTTGGATTTTTACCTGATACAATTGCCAGTCTCgaagcaaaaaatattttacttagtcATACAATCGATGTAATGCAAAATGTTAGTTTAAAATTGAGTCAAGTCCCTGGTCCAATTGGGAAAATTGTTAAAGAAAATGAATGatgttctgaaaaaaaatattggatatcaaagtttaattcaaatttcaaatattttaaatggcaAAGAAACTTCAATGGACGAACTACccgaaaatttaaacataaacgaTTTGATCTACTTTAAATATGCTCCGGTTAACTCTGTCGATGTTAAAAGGTCATTCTCAATGTTTAAAGTTCTTTTGGCAGACAACAGACAATCATTtcagtttgaaaatttaaaaaaacatttgatcgttcaatgtaattttcaaggtaaaagtattatcaacattaattaaataggtattggctaaaattacttttactaaaccatgattattattttttttttttttagtgcctGCAGAagaagaaaattaatataaaattaataaaaatgtattttattatattatattgtattatatatataaaatatatttaaattatgtaattgtttTGACTTGTTTTAcatgctatttattttattaataattttaaataaatcgctaaaaaactttttaagtgcatattttaagcgcatattatggggtttttaagTGCATAAGTGCTTGCATATTTAGAGATTTTTTAGAGCTACAAGTCCTCTGCCctagtaataacttattagcAATATACGCTATATTGCAATGATTGCATTGATTGTAGCTAATAGCTATTCGTATGTACATAGAAAGAacttacaaagttacaaatGACACgtagtataataacattttagtaaCTTGTATAATTCTTAACAAAAAATACCACCCACACCCACCCCATTTTCAAGTGGGGCCTAGGCCCCATTTGTGTCTTGTCTGCACGCCACTGCTGGGAAGGATGGCATAGTGAGAGTTGCCACATTGCGACTCGGATCCGGTGCAGAGATAAAGCGACCAATAGTAAAATTATGCGCGCTGCCTACCGAGCGTCAACCGGAATAagttgaaaaacttaaaaatttcatttttcaacggggggggggggaggaTGTTGACGCCGAATAGTATCGgcagattttattttgtattatatatatgcgcgTTCCGGTTGCAATATCCACCGCCGGCcgacacactcacacacacacactcacgcgCAATCAgccactatttttatatttatttttgtttgtgtattatgattattattgtccCGTGAGTTATATAACATTGTAGTATTTAAATGAGGGCGGCGTGTTATCTGCTCGCAGTTTAACACGGCCGCCGCATTTTTCAATCAGTCTCTTCGTACCGTACGTATGTCCCGCAGCTCGAATTGTTAGTTTTGTTggaaaaaacgttattttttatgatttttattggcAAGGCGCGAATTGCcatttgttcataatattatatttgtgtgcaCGAATCGCCACAGTTTAGTAGCCTTAGATTGTATGCGTGCGCGAATCgccgtattattaatattatatttgtaggcGCTAATTgccttattttttttctgtattatattattttatattttataggcgcGAATCGCCGTATTGTTAATGTTGTTTTATACTTGTAGACGCGAATCGTCAACgtgttgtaatttttatttagtgttttgtgtgtgtgtattattattatatatagctgtATAAAAGGTAGCGGCTGGCCAGCAGTGCTCTACAAACtgtgagtttttattttattattcttttataattattatttaccgtcaaatattatacaagatatTCACTATtttgctgtataatattattattgtcattggtTGAGCCGAACCggcaattatattttacatatcatatttttatacctttttatttGTTGAGCCAAAAGGGccgtaattttttattattacgtaaattatactttattttttaccataacTCCAATTTGCGTTACCATTTTTACTAGTTACCCGTACCCGTTTAGTTTTAAGTTTACACACATAACAAATATACACACCTACACACACCACCGCACCTAGCACTCTTTGGTCTTGCTCGGCGACTCCGTCCACTTCCTTTGAGTCgctatacacacatacacacatttaCACAGGTCGGTCGGTGTGTTAGTGCAGTGCACGAAGTAGTTAGGTAACCGGGCGCGCGCATTATTATCTTACGCTCCCGGCCCgtacactaataatataataattgaaatctgTTTATTAACTAGAAGTCCAACCGTCAAAGTTTAAAAGCAAGTCATAAAAGCAAGGATATCGAACACTGATTTTGATACGAGTGATggattcatattatatgatgatgAGTTCTACCAATGGTGAACACTTTttgaacaacaataattttctaaaatattagaaaaaaaaatgtagtaaacagctattgtttttaagtatgaATATGATCAGTAGGAAGCTTAGCTTAaactagtaatttttatttacttctacatattatatactaaacctatgagtggggggggggggtggtctagacatttaaaaaaaaaaaaaaaaaatttgaacataTGGCCAAGTCAGATAGCGAGTAAAGGGCtattatacttacctacttaCCTAACCATAGAACctgaaattttataaacattagcatatttaatttatactagaCGCGTTATCCCACTAGGCCACATGTTCACGAGGTATTAAATCATGtattaacacatttaaattatttattataataataaatatttatttatcatagcaTAAAAAAGTTAGAAGTTAAAATCATACAATTTGTCAGCAAACAGTATCATATGACCTAGATTCACAATTACATTCGcaaatgttgttaatattaccgtatttttttatcacattttcaataaactGATTTCCTTTTGATAATAGAACATATATACATTTCGGATTCCATCTTGAGTGTTCGATCCATGGATTATCATCTTTTTCCCAATTATGTGATAAAGTGATTAAGTACCTTTAATATTAATCCATGAATATTTCCATAATGAATCAAACACTTCAATTTTAGtaaacacttttattttttttataatactgtcAATGTCGACCACTGATTGAGGAGGACTGAATTCTATATTTCTACCTagagtacattttaaaataaatgattaagttGTAATTGATGTTTTATTGCTAGTGTCTTGCAAATGTTACGCCTATTACTTGAAATATTTGCcgcaatttttgatattcgatGTTTAGCCTCAAAGCGCATTgaccataataaatttatcaaagtgCCAAATTTCAACATCATAGTAGGGTAATGCAACAAGTAATGATATTTAGGTTTTAGATTGTTCTTACTCAATATAAGGTATAACTCGTTATGTTCAGCAACAAGCTTTTGTAGTAATTTAGAACATTCTTTTTGGAATGATGTGAAAGTAAGTATATCCAAAATTTTTCTTAGTGATATATAGAGATACCATACTGGTTCATTCTGAGGAACAAAATCTCCTATGAGTGAACCAAAATACCTAACTAACATCATTTCTGAAGCAGAAAGCCCGATTGTATTCTTACGAATATGatctatatttaatacacaGGGTTTACTTCCTTTGTCTGGGCCATAATCAAAGCTTATTATTCGATTATTCAGAACTTCtaaggaaaatattttaattccaatACATAGTAGGATATTAAGAATGATAAATCATACTTCATTACACCTTCTAATAGATCATgcatcatacattttaaatcctcTATTATTATTCCAAACACAAATTCCCGAAATACCACTACTACTCacattattttcaatcaaatcGAAATTGTAATCATCTACTACCCTTATCAGTGTTTCATCTACATAACTTTGTTTTCTCATTATTTCTTTATGAACCTTGCACATTCGACATGGATAGTTAGCTGAAAAACTTTCCACGAAGTCTATAATACTGTGTATACCAAGATTATCTCCCAAGATAAGACCTAATTCAaacttaatattaactaatttagcATTACTTTCAATATCTATACCTTGTTCTCCTAAAAAGTTTAATTCATCAATAAgaggtttgaaaataatattgttagttgttaccaAATTTTTGTCTGTCCGTTGAATGAAATAAAAGTGctaagaaaattgtttttagagtAGACTGTATATGAAGTGGTAAACAAGGTATTGAAATACACACAGCACCTAGTTTGTGCACTCCAGAATGACTACCAAGAGAGTTACCTACTTCGTAgtcatcaaaaaataaaaatataggtaatacacatTGAGAATCGTGTTTTTCCTGTTTTTCTTTCCAAACGCTCCCTTGtatgaaattcattaaaattgtttcaCAGTGTATGatgtcatttatatatttaaatgtgttgataaaatatttttcatttgaaaaaaaaattttaagacaTAACGAATTGGGATACACTGTTGAGTACAATTCATTGGTCTAATTGAAAAAGTATTCGACATTGTGCTATCATTTAGCCTTTGTCCTATTATATATTCTTGGGGTGGTATATATGTACCAAGttaagtgaaatatttaaaccGTTTATActcagtatttaaatttaagaaagttttatcaatgttatcaattgcataattaaaatattcaaaaaaatcacCACATGATATTCCGTTTTTATCAACAAATAGTTctaaaatacctttttttaattCCGTTCATAACTTCTTGAACTACATTTCGAGGAATTtgtgaatttgaatataatgatGCTAAAAGTGTA encodes the following:
- the LOC132926082 gene encoding uncharacterized protein LOC132926082 — protein: MNFIQGSVWKEKQEKHDSQCVLPIFLFFDDYEVGNSLGSHSGVHKLGAVCISIPCLPLHIQSTLKTIFLALLFHSTDRQKFGEQGIDIESNAKLVNIKFELGLILGDNLGIHSIIDFVESFSANYPCRMCKVHKEIMRKQSYVDETLIRVVDDYNFDLIENNVSSSEVLNNRIISFDYGPDKGSKPCVLNIDHIRKNTIGLSASEMMLVRYFGSLIGDFVPQNEPVWYLYISLRKILDILTFTSFQKECSKLLQKLVAEHNELYLILSKNNLKPKYHYLLHYPTMMLKFGTLINLLWSMRFEAKHRISKIAANISSRNIEFSPPQSVVDIDSIIKKIKVFTKIEVFDSLWKYSWINIKGT